The segment TATGTGCGCAGGTTCGTGCTTGCGTACGCATGCATCAGACCCACGTACGCAGGTTATGGCCTGTGTACACAAGCCTAGGGTTTTCttgacattttatttttcaaaaatatatttatttgctcataaaaagttacattttccattttaacatctctcaagtcaatttgtaaTCTGATTGGGCTCTAAATCAACCTTAGGCCTAAGAATTTTGGAATTATTGGGGAATGGGGGCCCGAGTCATAAGGGATACAAAATGCGATGTCTAcaatatgtttttaacatgcatgtcaatttaatgtaatttactattcgatccaaaaactcattttttatgcattattttaaattacaaaaacttgaatttaaacaattgattgatgacataattattgatctttgatcatcttaaaattttttaagcatagaGAACATACGAAAATAAAGTAATCCAgtggtggatttatcaaaattcacttctAATTAAAGAATATTGGTGgtataacattacttaaagttacactaAGTGTATCTCGCCTTTCCTGAAGACTCTGCAAGTCAAAATTCAATTTATCTTGTAAAATCTCTATTTATAGGTCGATAACcaagaaaaaattgtaactttttaGAACTTAGTTTGTCTAGCAGTTTAGTCCAGAAATATTCAattgaacaagaaaaatgaagttTAGTACAATTGAAAACTCaagaaatcaaaaaaagaaaagtacaaatAAGTTTCACTTATCTCGACTAATTGAGATTCGTGCAGATTTTAGATCTGGCTTTTTCTCTCAATCGTTTGATCTTGGGTTTTAATGGAACTTAAggatatttaaataaaaacccTAGAGCACATTTTTACACATTCAATAGGgcaatgttatatatataaatctagaGATTTTTCATACTCTTTTGAAGCAACAGCTAGAGACCTTGTGCAAACAACAGATATAGTTATAAAGCAAAGTTTCTGCATCCACTCAACCACAATTGCTGGTCTAAATCTTTGAGtggagatctcaaagtcacaaattgGAGAGTTTGTATGCAATGGTTTCACAATAGAAGAATCCACGGATTCGGAGCTACGTGTGATCATGTCATTAAGTACTACACAAAATAACAGTTGATTTAAGGTTAAgtctattgtacaaacttcaaacCTGTTAGTAAAATATTGCATTGATTGTTTAGATTAAATCCTCCTTagattttttactttgaaataataattttaaaagttttcttGAGTCATCATTCTTGGTGCTCATGTGATCTATGCTTGTTTAATGTTTAATTGATTCAGATgcataattaatctaattaattattcggctaaggtttggtaaaatttgGGACAACTGGGTCTAAAACCCTAACATCTCCAATTGGTGCATTCACGTCTCTTGTTTCTTGCATGCCAATATGAAGTGAACTTGTGAGATAGAGCAATATTGAGGCATGCATGCTAGATTTACAAACATGAAATTTTTATCACTATATACACCACGTAAAAATAGTAGGGTAAACTATGTATTTGGTCCCTATTTTTtacatcatattttaatttggtcaataacctttcaattgtgtcaatttagtctctaacctttcagtaatgttatattaatttaatCCTTGCCGTTatcttttaaatgaaaattgttgatgtgacaaacggtcaaaataaaaaaattagtttattgtcATATCAacggaaaataattttttattttggctgtTAACCACGTCAGTAATTTCCATCCAAAAGATAACAGTAAAAACTAAATTAACACAGCACTGAAATGTGagagactaaattgaaatatagtgtaaattATTTGGactaaatacataatttacccaaaatagTAAATTACCGTCACAAATTTCAACCTGAGTTACAAGAAGTGCATTAACGATTGAATTGAAGAGATTAAATCAAGACTTTATGGTCAAATGTCATTTTGTGTTTGAAACCTATAATTTgaataaattcatcatttcaCCAAATAGCTAAAAGTCAGATATGCTTCAAGTAATATTATCTTTTGTGTTAACATAGTTGATCGGGTTCTACAATAGTTAAATTTACATTGTGTTATGACTGCCTGACTTGTGAACATTATCCCAACTTGGTGGAGATTTGAGATACCTATTAACCGTTATTATTTTAGGTCTAAAGATTAggtagctatatatatatatatacatatatacacatacatattaCCTCTTTTTTGTGAAGACAGCACTGTCCGTACAAGACCTTGGTATATCGATCCAATGGTTTAGGAGTGTGTACGTAATTATCTCACAATGAGCCCTTGTTATATTTGCCCAATTTCCATCTTAAGGATTCAGATTCCTGGTGCATACATGCTACATATGTATAGACAGGAAATTTCTAACTAAAACCACAAAAGAAAGCGAGGAACTCTCTAAGTCTCACATGTATTTAAGATTCTCTTACCTCAACTGAGGCTTATAAATTAAACATACGCTAGCTTATCTTCACAAAAAAagcaatcaaacacaaacatggCTGGAAAAATGGTATCACGCATTGCCGTACATGCTGCTCTGGTGACATTCTATCTCCTTGTTTCTACCTTTGTCATCGCGAATGATAATACCCCAGTTCCCGGTGACAGTTCACAAATAAGCAATTggtttcaaaacaatgtgaaGCCGTTTCAGCAGCGTAAGGGTTCTCTAGACTCAGAACTTGTTCAAGCTGAGGAAGGTGTTAAAATCATCAAGGTTAATATACATGGAGGAGGAGATTTCACCACCATCACCGACGCCATTAAAAGTATTCCGGCTGGGAATACCAAACGTGTCATTGTGCATATTGGACATGGAGTAtacaaagagaaaataataattaaacgTACCCAGCCGTTTGTTACCTTACACGGAAACCCTAAAAGCATGCCAACTTTGACATATGATGGCACAGCTGCGAAATACGGAACTGTAGATAGTGCCAGTTTGATTGTGGAATCTGATTACTTTGTTGCCGCAAATCTTATTATTCaggtgcatatatatatatatatatatatatatatatatgtgtgtgtgtgcgcgtgcTTCTACAAACTCGTTcattttatatatgtgtatgttttTACACTTGTTTACGTACAATATTTCACATCAATATCTACAATTGACGTAGAAACGTTCACATTTTaacacatgaaaataaaaaaaacatatacgAGAAAACGAGTACAAGAGTATAAACGCTCTATACATATCTTTGATAACATGTTGTGGATTTCTTATTACAGAACTCTGCCCCAAGGCCTCATGGGCAATCCGGAGCTCAGGCATCTGCATTGAGGATCTCCGGCGACAAGGCAGCCTTCTTTAACTGCAAAATAAAAGGATATCAAGACACTGTCTGTGATGACAAGGGCAACCATTTCTTCAAGGACTGCTACATTGAAGGCACCGttgatttcatttttggaaGTGGAACCTCTATTTATTTGGTATGTCCAAACTTTTTCTAGTTATCATGTTAATGacacaaattatttcacaaatttttctaTACATTTCAACAGGGCATAAAGATTCGAATCATACATTTTAATTAGAAGCATGCATGTACCATTTGACCTAAAGTTCAATGGCAAAAATATTTCATAGTTTATTAAGTTTCtataacatcatttttatatgGACACACTTGCTAacacaacttttattaaaacaaaaaatagtttaatattttagattaaatattataaatttaaaaatgtgcAAACTATTAcgtcatttaaaatttcaataaataaaatcttaatcaaGAAATAGATTATTATcacatcaacaattttgaaattttcattgagtcttattttgtttgttttatttatttatttatttattgtcaaTCTTGGtgataaaaagaataataatggACAAATATTGTTTTGGTGCATGCAGAACACTCAGTTATACGTACTCGGGAAAGGTAATGAAGTCTCGTTCATCACAGCACATGCAAGGGACTTTCCCTCGGAAACTACTGGATACTTATTTATACATTGCCATATTATTGGCACTGGACATAGTACATACTTAGGCAGAGCATGGAGGGCGAGGCCAAGAGTGGTCTTTTCCTACACCGACATGAGCGGCGAAGTTAATCCTCTTGGATGGAGCGATAACATCCACCCCGAACGTGACAGGTTGAGCCatcttttttctatttgttttcagTTAGTAGTATTCATCAGAATAATGATTATTACATATTCGCTACTGCACACTCACCATACACATACTCCCGTCACATGGGTTAAAATCCTGAAGTGTGTACGGAATGTATACTGCTTTGATACtataacaaattatcaattatctcaaaaatttaaattgttcgaaaatggtaaatttaatcattgaaTCTAACACAGTGATTATTGGCATTGCAGCACTGTTTTCTTTGCAGAATACAAGTGCACCGGACCAGGTGCAGACCCTGCTAAACGAGCCAAGTTCGCCAAGCAGTTGAGTGATGCTGAAGCTAAACCATTCCTCTCCCTTGGCTTTATCAAGGGTTCCTCGTGGTTGCTTCCTCGTCCAAATGTGTAGCTTCATTGTTTAGGGAGTAATATCGTGCAATCAAAGCTAGCTGGCATGAATGCGCAGGATCGCTCATGCAAATTAAAGTCGtttttgttttatactttatttttcGATTTGTAATAGGATGATTTCAAACTAATGGTTAAGGATTTGGTCATTTGAAATAGTATTGAGAATTTATTACCACATAACAAATGGAAGCTAAAAACAAGTGGAAAATTGTTAGTTATTATTAGAGTAAGAGTATACTGGTATTCCATTTTCTTATGTGAATTATCTCACTCTAAATTTAATTAAGGGTTCTATTAACGAATGTCTTTAAAACATATGttaatagataattttagaaaaattttaatgtcactttcttaaaaaatataaaaagatgttaaaaattttaattactttttttaccatataaaaagtttttaaacaTAGTTCTTAGATCAATACCCTTAAAGTAGTTAacttttccttttaattaatagtcaaaaatgcaaaactgaccctctaactttcacatttttcatttcaatcttctaactttcaattttgtcaatttagtcctctaactttcaatttttgtcaatataGGGCTCCGTTAcatttctgtttttaatttgaaaaaaaaaaaaaaaaaaaaacattttgttcAAAAGACCCAAATTCCTAACCCATCACCGATTCAAAATCCTACACCTATTGCTGCTACCACTCCTCCACACAATCCCAATCCTCTCCTCCTCGccttaacaacaacaacaacatcatcaGAATCCTCCAGCAACGCGGCCTCATCAAATCCCTAACCAACCCTGACCTCCACGACACTACCATCGTCGTTTCCTCCTCCTACGGCCTCAAAGTTTACTGCGATTTCGACCCCACCGCTCAATCTCTCCACCTCGACAACCTCCTTGGCCTCATCGTCCTCTCCTGGGTCCATCGCTTCAGCCACCAACCCGTGAAACTCATCGGCGGTGCCACCGCTCGCGTCGGCAACCCCTTTGGCAAGTCCCTCGAGCGTCCCGACCTCGACCTCGACTCTCTCTGCCGCAACACCCTCAACATTCAGTCCACCATCGCTAGAATCCTCTCCGAGAACTCCGTCATCCTCAAGAActatgattggttttttttttttaatttcgaattaaaaaataaaaaaataaaatgcaaaacgGCGTCGTTTAAGTGGGTTTAACGGCAGCCACTAACAGAAATGTAACGGAATCctacattgacaaaaattgaaagttagaggactgaattaacaaaactgaaagttagagaactgaaatgaaaaaatgtgaaagttagagggtcaattttgcatttttgcctaatTAAATAAGATCAGCTAACCATTATTAATAAGAAGAAGGATTACTTCATTGTACTTTTGGAGTATTAAATAATTACTCATCATAATAAAttcttaaaacaaataaaattataaatgttgGAATATTACCCCATTTgaaaaagttaaatatttcaatttgaaaacaattatgtatattatatatttccCTATAAAACTTTCACTCACATTGCATACCTAACAAACTAAAGTAATAAACataggaaaaagaaataatCCAAATGATACATTTAGTACAGATCTTTCAATTGCTTATTAAACTACATCAAATTTAGCTACTATTTTTGCGGTTGCTAAAATAGATGTTTACAGTGAATAGTCCTAAAACCTAATAATATTATTGTAGAATGTCTTTTA is part of the Quercus robur chromosome 9, dhQueRobu3.1, whole genome shotgun sequence genome and harbors:
- the LOC126699460 gene encoding probable pectinesterase 48 encodes the protein MAGKMVSRIAVHAALVTFYLLVSTFVIANDNTPVPGDSSQISNWFQNNVKPFQQRKGSLDSELVQAEEGVKIIKVNIHGGGDFTTITDAIKSIPAGNTKRVIVHIGHGVYKEKIIIKRTQPFVTLHGNPKSMPTLTYDGTAAKYGTVDSASLIVESDYFVAANLIIQNSAPRPHGQSGAQASALRISGDKAAFFNCKIKGYQDTVCDDKGNHFFKDCYIEGTVDFIFGSGTSIYLNTQLYVLGKGNEVSFITAHARDFPSETTGYLFIHCHIIGTGHSTYLGRAWRARPRVVFSYTDMSGEVNPLGWSDNIHPERDSTVFFAEYKCTGPGADPAKRAKFAKQLSDAEAKPFLSLGFIKGSSWLLPRPNV